In a single window of the uncultured Dysgonomonas sp. genome:
- the ilvN gene encoding acetolactate synthase small subunit has protein sequence MQDKTLYTVTIFSENTVGLLSQVTSVFTRRQLNIETLSVSPSALKGIHKFTITVFCDEEMIKKVVLQVDKRVDVLKSYYNTNDELIHQEIALYKLSTPDFLKIESVEGLIRRYNARILDINENSVVLEKTGHYQETQDLFEELSKTIGVLQFIRSGRVAITKSKIERLSDMLAELDKKYEVDK, from the coding sequence ATGCAAGATAAAACATTATATACAGTAACCATTTTTTCGGAAAATACAGTCGGGCTGCTCAGTCAGGTAACCAGTGTATTTACCCGTCGCCAGCTGAATATAGAAACTCTTTCTGTATCGCCTTCAGCATTGAAAGGGATACACAAGTTTACGATCACTGTTTTTTGCGACGAGGAGATGATAAAGAAGGTCGTTCTGCAAGTCGATAAACGTGTCGATGTTCTGAAATCGTATTATAATACGAATGATGAGCTGATACATCAGGAGATCGCTCTTTACAAACTTTCCACTCCCGATTTTTTGAAAATAGAGTCGGTAGAAGGTCTTATCAGGAGATACAATGCGCGTATTCTCGATATCAATGAAAATAGTGTGGTTTTGGAGAAAACCGGACATTATCAGGAAACGCAGGATTTGTTTGAAGAATTGAGCAAGACAATAGGAGTATTACAGTTTATTCGTTCAGGACGAGTGGCGATCACCAAATCCAAAATAGAGCGGCTTAGTGATATGTTGGCCGAACTGGATAAAAAATACGAAGTAGATAAGTAA
- a CDS encoding acyl-ACP thioesterase domain-containing protein — MMTPIGRYEFGIDAYLTDFRGKATLPMIGGFMLQAATKHAEERGFGYSAMTSQQRVWVLSRIAIEVFEYPKNDTVMVLKTWVASVNRLFTERHFSFEDEQGREIGFAKSLWASIDLVTRKPTNVLELEGLSDYITEKENPIEGMTKIPALKDDYEVATNFVVKYSDVDINKHLNSMKYIEHFVDVFDIDMFREKEIRRIEINYISEGRYGTKLDILKRTEKDNIFVLEMKDGDMTVCSTRITWD, encoded by the coding sequence ATGATGACTCCTATTGGCCGATACGAATTCGGTATTGATGCGTACTTAACAGATTTCAGAGGAAAAGCTACATTGCCGATGATCGGCGGATTTATGCTTCAAGCAGCCACAAAGCATGCAGAAGAACGTGGATTCGGCTATTCAGCAATGACATCCCAGCAACGGGTTTGGGTGCTTTCCCGTATAGCAATTGAAGTATTTGAATATCCGAAAAACGATACGGTAATGGTGCTCAAAACATGGGTGGCCAGTGTTAACAGACTATTTACCGAACGGCATTTCTCATTTGAGGATGAACAAGGAAGGGAGATCGGCTTTGCAAAATCGCTTTGGGCATCTATTGATCTGGTGACTCGCAAACCGACGAATGTTTTGGAATTGGAGGGATTGTCCGATTATATTACCGAAAAGGAAAATCCGATAGAGGGAATGACTAAAATACCAGCATTGAAAGATGATTATGAGGTTGCCACTAACTTTGTCGTTAAATATAGCGATGTAGATATCAATAAGCATCTTAATAGCATGAAATATATTGAGCATTTTGTAGATGTATTTGATATTGACATGTTCAGAGAAAAAGAAATTCGCCGTATAGAGATAAACTATATTTCGGAAGGCCGTTATGGAACAAAACTCGATATTCTTAAGCGAACTGAGAAAGATAATATATTTGTACTTGAAATGAAAGACGGAGATATGACGGTCTGTTCAACGAGAATCACTTGGGATTAA
- the ilvC gene encoding ketol-acid reductoisomerase — protein sequence MAEMNFGGVVEQVATRDEFPLEKAREVLKNETIAVIGYGVQGPGQALNLRDNGFNVIIGQRKGGKTWDKAVADGWVPGETLFDIEEAAEKGTIIQYLLSDAAQIEVWPRLKPYLTAGKALYFSHGFGITYKERTGIIPPADVDVILVAPKGSGTSLRRMFLEGRGLNSSYAIFQDATGRAKERVIALGIGVGSGYLFETDFKREVYSDLTGERGTLMGAIQGILLAQYEVLRENGHSPSEAFNETVEELTQSLMPLFAEKGMDWMYANCSTTAQRGALDWMGPFHDASKPVFEKLYREVACGNEAQRSIDTNSKPDYREKLEEELKALRESEMWRTGAVVRKLRPENN from the coding sequence ATGGCAGAAATGAATTTTGGCGGCGTTGTAGAGCAAGTAGCCACCCGCGATGAATTTCCATTGGAAAAAGCAAGAGAAGTATTAAAAAATGAAACCATCGCAGTTATCGGTTACGGTGTACAAGGTCCGGGGCAAGCATTGAATCTTCGCGACAATGGGTTCAATGTAATCATTGGTCAACGCAAAGGCGGTAAAACTTGGGATAAAGCAGTAGCTGACGGTTGGGTTCCGGGCGAAACTTTATTCGATATAGAAGAAGCTGCTGAAAAAGGCACGATAATCCAATATCTGTTGTCAGATGCTGCACAGATAGAAGTATGGCCTCGCCTGAAACCATATCTGACAGCGGGTAAGGCTTTGTATTTCTCTCACGGATTTGGTATCACATACAAAGAGCGTACTGGCATTATTCCTCCTGCCGATGTGGATGTTATTCTTGTAGCTCCTAAAGGTTCGGGAACAAGCCTTCGCCGCATGTTCCTTGAAGGCCGTGGATTGAACTCAAGCTATGCAATATTCCAGGATGCAACAGGCCGTGCTAAAGAACGCGTAATCGCTCTTGGTATCGGAGTTGGTTCGGGATATTTGTTCGAGACAGATTTCAAGCGTGAAGTATATTCTGACCTTACTGGCGAGCGTGGAACATTGATGGGTGCTATTCAAGGTATTTTGCTTGCTCAATATGAAGTCTTGCGCGAAAACGGACACTCTCCGTCTGAAGCATTTAACGAAACTGTAGAAGAACTTACTCAATCATTGATGCCTCTATTTGCCGAAAAAGGTATGGACTGGATGTATGCAAACTGTTCTACTACAGCTCAGCGCGGTGCACTGGACTGGATGGGACCATTCCACGATGCGTCAAAACCTGTCTTTGAAAAATTATACAGAGAAGTGGCTTGCGGAAATGAAGCTCAACGCTCAATCGATACTAACTCGAAACCTGATTACCGCGAAAAACTGGAAGAAGAACTGAAAGCTCTTCGCGAAAGTGAAATGTGGCGTACAGGTGCAGTAGTAAGAAAGCTGAGACCTGAGAATAACTAA
- the mdh gene encoding malate dehydrogenase: MSKVTVVGAGNVGATCANVLAFNEVADEVIMLDVKEGVSEGKAIDMNQTAQLLGFDTRIKGVTNDYAATANSDVVVITSGIPRKPGMTREELIGVNAGIVKSVAENILKYSPNAILVIISNPMDTMTYLASKVTGLPKNRVIGMGGALDSSRFKFYLSEALGCNPNEVEGMVIGGHGDTTMIPVTRLATYKGIPVSEFLSKEVLDKVVADTMVGGATLTGLLGTSAWYAPGAAGAYVVESIIHDQKKVIPCCVTLEGEYGQNDICIGVPVVLGKNGWEKIIDLKLTADEKEKFEASAAAVHKTNVVLKEINAI, encoded by the coding sequence ATGTCTAAAGTAACAGTTGTAGGTGCCGGAAATGTGGGTGCTACATGTGCAAATGTACTTGCATTTAACGAAGTGGCAGATGAAGTAATAATGCTGGATGTAAAAGAAGGCGTTTCGGAAGGTAAAGCAATAGATATGAACCAGACAGCCCAACTTTTGGGCTTCGACACTCGTATCAAGGGCGTAACTAATGATTATGCAGCTACAGCCAATTCAGATGTTGTAGTTATAACTTCGGGTATACCACGTAAACCGGGTATGACCAGAGAAGAACTTATTGGAGTAAATGCCGGTATTGTAAAAAGTGTTGCTGAAAACATCCTGAAATATTCACCAAATGCCATCCTTGTTATCATTTCCAACCCAATGGATACAATGACATATCTGGCTTCTAAAGTTACAGGCCTGCCTAAAAACCGTGTTATCGGTATGGGTGGCGCATTAGACAGTTCCCGTTTCAAATTCTACCTGAGCGAAGCCTTGGGCTGTAATCCTAATGAAGTGGAAGGTATGGTAATCGGAGGTCATGGTGACACTACAATGATTCCTGTTACGCGTCTGGCCACATACAAAGGCATTCCGGTTTCAGAATTCCTGTCTAAGGAAGTTCTGGATAAAGTAGTGGCTGATACAATGGTCGGTGGTGCAACATTAACCGGTTTGTTAGGTACTTCTGCATGGTATGCACCGGGAGCAGCAGGAGCATATGTTGTGGAATCTATCATTCACGACCAAAAGAAAGTAATCCCTTGTTGTGTTACATTAGAAGGTGAATATGGTCAAAATGATATATGCATAGGTGTTCCGGTAGTTTTAGGAAAGAACGGTTGGGAGAAAATTATTGATCTGAAACTGACTGCTGATGAAAAAGAGAAATTCGAAGCTTCAGCTGCCGCTGTTCACAAAACAAATGTTGTTTTGAAAGAAATCAACGCGATTTAA
- a CDS encoding GNAT family N-acetyltransferase, with amino-acid sequence MKIIEASKDHFFIIQSLADRIWPPTFANILTSDQIRYMMDMMYSTSALEEQIEMLGHHYLLAEENGEYLGYVSYEFDYKDADITKIHKIYVLPSLQGKGVGRFFIDAVVRIAKEYGNAELSLNVNRFNKAIDFYKRLGFEVIKSEDIDIGNGFLMEDYVMNKKL; translated from the coding sequence ATGAAAATCATAGAAGCGTCGAAAGATCATTTTTTTATTATCCAGTCGCTTGCCGACAGGATATGGCCTCCTACATTCGCAAATATTCTTACATCCGACCAGATCAGATACATGATGGATATGATGTACAGTACTTCAGCATTGGAAGAACAAATAGAGATGTTGGGACATCACTATCTTTTGGCTGAAGAGAATGGAGAGTATCTAGGCTATGTTTCTTATGAATTCGATTATAAGGATGCTGATATAACAAAAATTCATAAGATATACGTCCTTCCTTCTTTGCAAGGAAAAGGGGTAGGACGTTTCTTTATTGATGCTGTCGTGAGGATAGCAAAGGAATATGGCAATGCTGAATTGTCATTGAATGTAAACCGCTTTAATAAAGCCATTGATTTCTACAAGCGTTTGGGTTTTGAAGTGATTAAAAGCGAAGATATAGACATTGGTAATGGTTTCCTTATGGAAGATTACGTGATGAATAAAAAGCTTTGA